A genomic region of Paramormyrops kingsleyae isolate MSU_618 chromosome 19, PKINGS_0.4, whole genome shotgun sequence contains the following coding sequences:
- the LOC111837672 gene encoding runt-related transcription factor 2-like isoform X1, translating to MASNSLFSSVTPCQQNFFWDPSTSRRFSPPSSSLQPVPGKMSDVSAATGQQDSAVPRLRPHENRTMVEIIADHPAELVRTDSPNFLCSVLPSHWRCNKTLPVAFKVVALGEVPDGTVVTVMAGNDENYSAELRNASGVMKNQVARFNDLRFVGRSGRGKSFTLTITVFTNPPQVATYHRAIKVTVDGPREPRRHRQKLEDPPKPGLFADRLSELERIRQTTMRVTVPTQSPRPSLNAGPNSFNQQGQTQITDPRQSQSSPPWSYEQPYTPYLSQMTSPSIHSTTPLSCSRATGLPAISDVPRRLSGASDLSPFSDPRQFAGLSSLTESRFSSPRMHYPATFTYTPTPVTSGMSLGSAHYHTYLPPPYPGSTQNQSGPFQTSSTPYLYYGASSGSYQFSMVPGGDRSPSRMLPPCTSASSGSSLINPNLSSQTDGVDADGSHSSSPTVLNSSGRMDESVWRPY from the exons ATCCCAGCACCAGTCGGAGGTTCAGTCCCCCGTCAAGCAGCCTGCAGCCGGTCCCCGGGAAGATGAGCGATGTGAGCGCGGCGACGGGCCAACAGGACTCGGCGGTCCCTCGACTACGGCCGCACGAGAACCGCACCATGGTGGAAATCATCGCCGACCACCCCGCCGAGCTCGTCCGCACTGACAGCCCCAATTTCCTCTGCTCTGTACTACCGTCTCACTGGAGGTGCAATAAGACGCTACCCGTAGCATTTAAG GTGGTGGCCCTTGGGGAGGTCCCCGACGGGACAGTTGTAACAGTGATGGCAGGAAACGACGAGAACTACTCGGCTGAGCTTCGTAACGCTTCTGGGGTCATGAAGAATCAGGTGGCTCGATTTAATGACCTGAGGTTTGTGGGCAGGAGTGGAAGAG GCAAGAGTTTCACTCTGACAATCACCGTATTCACGAACCCCCCCCAAGTGGCTACTTACCACCGAGCCATAAAGGTCACCGTGGATGGGCCGCGCGAGCCCCGAA GACACAGACAGAAGCTGGAGGACCCTCCAAAGCCCGGCTTGTTCGCGGACCGTCTGAGTGAGCTGGAGCGCATCCGTCAGACCACCATGAGGGTTACCGTGCCAACGCAAAGTCCCCGCCCGTCATTGAACGCAGGGCCAAACTCCTTCAATCAACAGGGACAAACCCAGATCACTG ATCCGCGCCAGTCTCAGTCGTCCCCTCCCTGGTCCTATGAGCAGCCCTACACGCCATACCTGAGCCAAATGACGTCTCCGTCCATTCACTCCACCACACCTCTGTCCTGCTCCCGTGCCACGGGGCTGCCCGCCATCAGCGATGTGCCCAGACGGCTCTCAG GAGCCTCAGATCTGAGCCCATTCTCTGACCCGCGGCAGTTTGCTGGCCTCTCCTCCCTGACAGAGAGCCGCTTCTCCAGCCCCAGGATGCATTACCCTGCCACCTTCACCTACACGCCCACCCCAGTCACCTCGGGCATGTCCTTGGGTAGTGCCCATTACCACACCTACCTGCCGCCTCCTTATCCTGGATCTACCCAAAACCAAAGTGGACCGTTCCAGACCAGCAGTACCCCCTATCTCTACTATGGCGCCTCTTCTGGGTCGTACCAATTCTCCATGGTCCCAGGGGGAGATCGTTCACCTTCCCGGATGCTCCCACCTTGCACTAGCGCCTCCTCTGGCAGTTCCCTGATCAACCCCAACCTCAGCAGCCAGACGGATGGGGTGGATGCCGACGGCAGTCACAGCAGCTCCCCTACAGTACTCAACTCCAGTGGACGAATGGATGAGTCCGTCTGGAGGCCATATTGA
- the LOC111837672 gene encoding runt-related transcription factor 2-like isoform X4, with protein sequence MASNSLFSSVTPCQQNFFWDPSTSRRFSPPSSSLQPVPGKMSDVSAATGQQDSAVPRLRPHENRTMVEIIADHPAELVRTDSPNFLCSVLPSHWRCNKTLPVAFKVVALGEVPDGTVVTVMAGNDENYSAELRNASGVMKNQVARFNDLRFVGRSGRGKSFTLTITVFTNPPQVATYHRAIKVTVDGPREPRRHRQKLEDPPKPGLFADRLSELERIRQTTMRVTVPTQSPRPSLNAGPNSFNQQGQTQITDPRQSQSSPPWSYEQPYTPYLSQMTSPSIHSTTPLSCSRATGLPAISDVPRRLSGNPCVQEPQI encoded by the exons ATCCCAGCACCAGTCGGAGGTTCAGTCCCCCGTCAAGCAGCCTGCAGCCGGTCCCCGGGAAGATGAGCGATGTGAGCGCGGCGACGGGCCAACAGGACTCGGCGGTCCCTCGACTACGGCCGCACGAGAACCGCACCATGGTGGAAATCATCGCCGACCACCCCGCCGAGCTCGTCCGCACTGACAGCCCCAATTTCCTCTGCTCTGTACTACCGTCTCACTGGAGGTGCAATAAGACGCTACCCGTAGCATTTAAG GTGGTGGCCCTTGGGGAGGTCCCCGACGGGACAGTTGTAACAGTGATGGCAGGAAACGACGAGAACTACTCGGCTGAGCTTCGTAACGCTTCTGGGGTCATGAAGAATCAGGTGGCTCGATTTAATGACCTGAGGTTTGTGGGCAGGAGTGGAAGAG GCAAGAGTTTCACTCTGACAATCACCGTATTCACGAACCCCCCCCAAGTGGCTACTTACCACCGAGCCATAAAGGTCACCGTGGATGGGCCGCGCGAGCCCCGAA GACACAGACAGAAGCTGGAGGACCCTCCAAAGCCCGGCTTGTTCGCGGACCGTCTGAGTGAGCTGGAGCGCATCCGTCAGACCACCATGAGGGTTACCGTGCCAACGCAAAGTCCCCGCCCGTCATTGAACGCAGGGCCAAACTCCTTCAATCAACAGGGACAAACCCAGATCACTG ATCCGCGCCAGTCTCAGTCGTCCCCTCCCTGGTCCTATGAGCAGCCCTACACGCCATACCTGAGCCAAATGACGTCTCCGTCCATTCACTCCACCACACCTCTGTCCTGCTCCCGTGCCACGGGGCTGCCCGCCATCAGCGATGTGCCCAGACGGCTCTCAGGTAACCCCTGTGTGCAG GAGCCTCAGATCTGA
- the LOC111837672 gene encoding runt-related transcription factor 2-like isoform X3 yields MASNSLFSSVTPCQQNFFWDPSTSRRFSPPSSSLQPVPGKMSDVSAATGQQDSAVPRLRPHENRTMVEIIADHPAELVRTDSPNFLCSVLPSHWRCNKTLPVAFKVVALGEVPDGTVVTVMAGNDENYSAELRNASGVMKNQVARFNDLRFVGRSGRGKSFTLTITVFTNPPQVATYHRAIKVTVDGPREPRNPRQSQSSPPWSYEQPYTPYLSQMTSPSIHSTTPLSCSRATGLPAISDVPRRLSGASDLSPFSDPRQFAGLSSLTESRFSSPRMHYPATFTYTPTPVTSGMSLGSAHYHTYLPPPYPGSTQNQSGPFQTSSTPYLYYGASSGSYQFSMVPGGDRSPSRMLPPCTSASSGSSLINPNLSSQTDGVDADGSHSSSPTVLNSSGRMDESVWRPY; encoded by the exons ATCCCAGCACCAGTCGGAGGTTCAGTCCCCCGTCAAGCAGCCTGCAGCCGGTCCCCGGGAAGATGAGCGATGTGAGCGCGGCGACGGGCCAACAGGACTCGGCGGTCCCTCGACTACGGCCGCACGAGAACCGCACCATGGTGGAAATCATCGCCGACCACCCCGCCGAGCTCGTCCGCACTGACAGCCCCAATTTCCTCTGCTCTGTACTACCGTCTCACTGGAGGTGCAATAAGACGCTACCCGTAGCATTTAAG GTGGTGGCCCTTGGGGAGGTCCCCGACGGGACAGTTGTAACAGTGATGGCAGGAAACGACGAGAACTACTCGGCTGAGCTTCGTAACGCTTCTGGGGTCATGAAGAATCAGGTGGCTCGATTTAATGACCTGAGGTTTGTGGGCAGGAGTGGAAGAG GCAAGAGTTTCACTCTGACAATCACCGTATTCACGAACCCCCCCCAAGTGGCTACTTACCACCGAGCCATAAAGGTCACCGTGGATGGGCCGCGCGAGCCCCGAA ATCCGCGCCAGTCTCAGTCGTCCCCTCCCTGGTCCTATGAGCAGCCCTACACGCCATACCTGAGCCAAATGACGTCTCCGTCCATTCACTCCACCACACCTCTGTCCTGCTCCCGTGCCACGGGGCTGCCCGCCATCAGCGATGTGCCCAGACGGCTCTCAG GAGCCTCAGATCTGAGCCCATTCTCTGACCCGCGGCAGTTTGCTGGCCTCTCCTCCCTGACAGAGAGCCGCTTCTCCAGCCCCAGGATGCATTACCCTGCCACCTTCACCTACACGCCCACCCCAGTCACCTCGGGCATGTCCTTGGGTAGTGCCCATTACCACACCTACCTGCCGCCTCCTTATCCTGGATCTACCCAAAACCAAAGTGGACCGTTCCAGACCAGCAGTACCCCCTATCTCTACTATGGCGCCTCTTCTGGGTCGTACCAATTCTCCATGGTCCCAGGGGGAGATCGTTCACCTTCCCGGATGCTCCCACCTTGCACTAGCGCCTCCTCTGGCAGTTCCCTGATCAACCCCAACCTCAGCAGCCAGACGGATGGGGTGGATGCCGACGGCAGTCACAGCAGCTCCCCTACAGTACTCAACTCCAGTGGACGAATGGATGAGTCCGTCTGGAGGCCATATTGA
- the LOC111837672 gene encoding runt-related transcription factor 2-like isoform X2, protein MSDVSAATGQQDSAVPRLRPHENRTMVEIIADHPAELVRTDSPNFLCSVLPSHWRCNKTLPVAFKVVALGEVPDGTVVTVMAGNDENYSAELRNASGVMKNQVARFNDLRFVGRSGRGKSFTLTITVFTNPPQVATYHRAIKVTVDGPREPRRHRQKLEDPPKPGLFADRLSELERIRQTTMRVTVPTQSPRPSLNAGPNSFNQQGQTQITDPRQSQSSPPWSYEQPYTPYLSQMTSPSIHSTTPLSCSRATGLPAISDVPRRLSGASDLSPFSDPRQFAGLSSLTESRFSSPRMHYPATFTYTPTPVTSGMSLGSAHYHTYLPPPYPGSTQNQSGPFQTSSTPYLYYGASSGSYQFSMVPGGDRSPSRMLPPCTSASSGSSLINPNLSSQTDGVDADGSHSSSPTVLNSSGRMDESVWRPY, encoded by the exons ATGAGCGATGTGAGCGCGGCGACGGGCCAACAGGACTCGGCGGTCCCTCGACTACGGCCGCACGAGAACCGCACCATGGTGGAAATCATCGCCGACCACCCCGCCGAGCTCGTCCGCACTGACAGCCCCAATTTCCTCTGCTCTGTACTACCGTCTCACTGGAGGTGCAATAAGACGCTACCCGTAGCATTTAAG GTGGTGGCCCTTGGGGAGGTCCCCGACGGGACAGTTGTAACAGTGATGGCAGGAAACGACGAGAACTACTCGGCTGAGCTTCGTAACGCTTCTGGGGTCATGAAGAATCAGGTGGCTCGATTTAATGACCTGAGGTTTGTGGGCAGGAGTGGAAGAG GCAAGAGTTTCACTCTGACAATCACCGTATTCACGAACCCCCCCCAAGTGGCTACTTACCACCGAGCCATAAAGGTCACCGTGGATGGGCCGCGCGAGCCCCGAA GACACAGACAGAAGCTGGAGGACCCTCCAAAGCCCGGCTTGTTCGCGGACCGTCTGAGTGAGCTGGAGCGCATCCGTCAGACCACCATGAGGGTTACCGTGCCAACGCAAAGTCCCCGCCCGTCATTGAACGCAGGGCCAAACTCCTTCAATCAACAGGGACAAACCCAGATCACTG ATCCGCGCCAGTCTCAGTCGTCCCCTCCCTGGTCCTATGAGCAGCCCTACACGCCATACCTGAGCCAAATGACGTCTCCGTCCATTCACTCCACCACACCTCTGTCCTGCTCCCGTGCCACGGGGCTGCCCGCCATCAGCGATGTGCCCAGACGGCTCTCAG GAGCCTCAGATCTGAGCCCATTCTCTGACCCGCGGCAGTTTGCTGGCCTCTCCTCCCTGACAGAGAGCCGCTTCTCCAGCCCCAGGATGCATTACCCTGCCACCTTCACCTACACGCCCACCCCAGTCACCTCGGGCATGTCCTTGGGTAGTGCCCATTACCACACCTACCTGCCGCCTCCTTATCCTGGATCTACCCAAAACCAAAGTGGACCGTTCCAGACCAGCAGTACCCCCTATCTCTACTATGGCGCCTCTTCTGGGTCGTACCAATTCTCCATGGTCCCAGGGGGAGATCGTTCACCTTCCCGGATGCTCCCACCTTGCACTAGCGCCTCCTCTGGCAGTTCCCTGATCAACCCCAACCTCAGCAGCCAGACGGATGGGGTGGATGCCGACGGCAGTCACAGCAGCTCCCCTACAGTACTCAACTCCAGTGGACGAATGGATGAGTCCGTCTGGAGGCCATATTGA